The following nucleotide sequence is from Cydia pomonella isolate Wapato2018A chromosome 6, ilCydPomo1, whole genome shotgun sequence.
ATCGCTATCAGTGACCGGCGTAAAAGAAAAGGGAGGAAATCCTGGTGTTGGAGAAGAAGAAAGACGAGTAAGAGTTTCAGCCTTAACTGGACCGCTAAAGAGAGCAGGCGAAGAAAAGTGCAAATTTAGGAGGTCGATATCAAAATCATTAGGAACTGAAGTACTGCTAGATTTACCAACTCCATAGGACTTGAGAAATTTCCAGATTTTAGCTGGCTCACCCTTTACCACTGACTCATGAATATGGTGCCGCTGTGCGTCACGGCACACCGTACTACATTAcacatacttattatatatttttttagatttttattctgttattttagaagttacagggggagagcacacattttttcactttggaagtgtctctcgcgcaaactattcagtttagaaaaaaattatattggaaacctatccatagataccccacacgtatgggtttgatgaaaaaattttttttttttaatttgatgacgtattaaaaaatactacttactagatctcgttcaaaccaattttcggtggaagtttgcatggtaatgtatatcataaattttttttagatttttcattctgttattttagaagttacggggggggggacacattttaccactttggaagtgtctctcgcgcaaactattcagtttagaaaaaattatattaaatacctcaatatcatttttaaagacctatccatagataccccacacgtatgggtttgatgaaaaaagattttttgagtttcagttctaagtatggggaacccccaaaatttattgtatttttttctatttttgtgtaaaaatcctaatgcggttcatagaatacatctacttaccaagtttgaacagtacatctcttatagtttcggaaaaaagtggcgatGACAtcatcggacagacagacggacatgacgaatctagatataagggttccgtttttgccatttggctacggaaccctaaaaacgacaaaTAACGCAAAAAAGGCGTCCGAATTAAGTCGTTAATGCCTTATGGCACTCTCCTGCAACCGCTTTATTCTCATATGCACCTTCCGATATCCGATATCGGAACGGCGCATCCAATAATTTGTACCATGTCGAACCCTCGCCAGCTGTCGGATGataatttttgtttgtgtgcgtATATGCTTGTAGTAGTGTGCGTGATCGCTGAAAGCAAtgcagcggcgcggcgcgacAAAGATTAGCGTCCTTTAAATACTGATAATGACAACAGCAATTTCGtatgttttacataaaaaagaaacttaatctctgtaatgtatatttttttattagcaaGAAACGTAAGTGTTAAGTGTAATTAACTAATTACGTAGATAAACAATTAGGTACCTAACTACTAATTAGGTACTAACTGTTCGATAACGGCGGAAAACTTGTATCTCTTGATATCACGCGGTGCGGTCTCGCTGAACACCGACATCATGTCGAGGAAGTCCCCGAAGGTGAGGTTCCCGTCGTGTGAGACACCTCGCCTATGGGCCTCACCACGCCTTGATGTTGCGCGGCGCAACCTCACTGAACACCGACATCATGTTGAGGAAGTACTCGAAGGTGAGGTTCCCGTCGTGCGAGACACCTCGCCTGTGGGCCTCACCACGCTTTCATGTTGCGCGGAGCAACCTCGCTGAACACCGACATCATGTTGAGGAAGTACTCGAAGGTGAGGTTTCCGTCGTGCGAGACACTTCGCCTGTGAGCCTCACCACGCCTTGATGTCGCGCGGCGCGGCCTCGCTGAACACCGACATCATGTCGAGGAAGTCCTCGAAGGTGAGGTTCCCGTCGTGCGAGACACCTCGCCTGTGAGCCTCACCACGCCTTGATGTCGCGCAGCGCGGCCTCGCTGAACACCGACATCATGTCGAGGAAGTCCTCGAAGGTGAGGTTCCCGTCGTGCGAGACACCTCGCCTGTGGGCCTCACCACGCCTTGATGTCGCGCGGCGCGGCCTCGCTGAACACCGACATCATGTCGAGGAAGTCCTCGAAGGTGAGGTTGCCGGAGCCGTCGTGCGAGAACACCTCGCAGATGCGTCGCTTGAACGGGTTCTCCTGCAACACAATCCATCGTTATAAGTAGGTTACCAATCTGAACATACGTAACTCCAAGTCAGATCTCACTCTCTCAGTCACTCCAATTAGGTAATCAAAGGGAAAAATACATTCAAATTCAAAGAATTAATTCGCATAGAACACAGTTATGAGAAGGTGGTACAAAATAATGTATCCGTGCATTCAGTCGAACCCAATCccaatttttgtttaataagtccactattgacatcatatcccgtgaattttgtttatctggtatccAAACCCATGTTATGAGGGTTCATAAAAACAACGAAGCGCTTCgaaaaaaggtaggtagtgcccttgcgcttcccTTGGCTCGTCTTAGCGGGGACACTACTGTGCCGCCAGATATGGTTACGCAATTAGATGAATAAAGCTTTTACAATATGGCGTGGATATGACCCATGTAACAAGAATGCTATAAATAGAACCTTCAACTCTCTGAGATCTCTGTTATGTGTGTATACGCAGTATCTCGAGAGTAACAagtttaagtaattaaaaaccaGCAGCAACTCGATTGGTTTTCGTCTCTCGTTTCTCGTCTCGGACTTGTAATTAGCGTGCGGCGGGCGCCGTCACGTGCCGCCGTTATGCCCCGCGATAACGGTTCCACGCCGACTAGATACACTTCTGCGGTTTTATCTGTGCTACTTGATGAAAGCtatttcgatgaatttcattgtAATAGCTTATTTGTATGAATATATTGGGCACTGTGCATGAAGCACATTTCACTGATCAAATTTAGTTTgcaattaagtacctactaagtAACCTGCTAATTTAAGAACGTAGGCTACAGTAATATAGACTGACCCTGAGTTCCGGGAGTTTTTCTATCTCGTGGACGGGGACGACGATGGTGTGCGCCTGGTTCTCCGTCATGCTCTTAGGGATCAGCTCGGGGTTCACCTCGCGGAACCGTTTGAACACTCTGCAACATTTCGCTTGGTAATATTATGTGTATGAGGTTGTTTTCGTATTATAGGTTTTGCAGTTAGTACGTGGTAGGAATATAAAATAGTAACAGTTTGGCAGTGAATGCAATGGCAAAAATTGTGAGTTTTCGTGGGCTTAAATTGTCATGTTATAAATTCAGATATGTAGTGTAGTCCAAAGCCGTCGTATTCGTTCATATTGCCAGTAGATTCAACTGGTTGATAAATAAAGATGTGATTGTCATTCAGAGAAAAGTCAGCAGCAAAAGTAGCTGAACTAGTGAGGTATTCCAAACGATCTACACATGCTCTTATTATAGCAGTAACGTTGTGATCTCAGTTGGCCATCTCGTCCTGTTAACTATGTAGGTGCTATTGCTGCTGACTTATAATGCGTTGTCAGCATCTCAGCAATGAACAAACAAGCAGAGAAGggatagtaaatattttattgcgaCGATTATATAGCGGTTTATGAAGGTATTATAATATCCTAACCTACCCTAGTCATAGCCTGgcttataaaatgtttaagGCTGACAGTGGCACAATACTTTTGTTAGTGGTCGGTGTCGCGAAGCCCCCCGTCGAATCAAATGCCAATTTAGGGTGTTGCGTCACGCCGGACTTATCTACGACAACATGtatccatacatacatacaggcGAGCAGGTGCCTACCCACAGAGGCCGCGGTTAATTCGCGCCACGTGCCGTCAAGCGTTAATTACATCGTGTGTTAATTAGGATTCGTTTGTTACCACCTTGTGTTTTGGTGATACGTTTGCTCCTGAATGCTCCGATATACGAGTAAAGGTTGTTTTTTCAACCTTTACTCATCATTATTACCACTACGTAATcgcaaataaaattttgttgcCACGTAGTAAATCTTGTGATAAGATATTATCAGtcaaattttatgtttttttttcgtgataCTAGACCAGCCGATTTCAATGTAGAAGACATAGATTTGGGTCTCTACTTGGTCTGTACAGAGTACCAATAAGGTTTTGGAATACACCTTATACACCTTCTATTTAAGTGTTCCGTGAAAGGTATTCGATTGCCTTGTGAGGTAAATGCAAGTAAATAGATGGAGCGAAGTGCTTTCACTTTCAGGTAGGTACCCTCGAGAGGCCGCGCCGCGACATCGCTTTTCTTGATTTTAACAACCTCCTACAAAAAGCggagtattattattttatattaaaaagtcACTCCCTCAAGCCTTGGAAGAATATCAGCGTTGCAATTTGCCTCGGCGGTGAATGACTACAAGTACAAACTAcgattataactatttatttatttgtagcaTACAATTAACACTTACAGTTCCACCTTACTTAGTCAGGTCTAGGGAATACAATAACCGgacgtttttcattaccggtaatttaccgacgcgaggtcccactaaccggttaaccggtaaattaccggttatacgtttatgaaataaaaaacattgattttgcattattattgattgtgtccttattttcgtcagtaacctttaaaagtaatcaacagcacgttatagaaacatcgacaaaagaaaataatgaaaataaactataaacattaaacgaGATATGTttactaattatattaaataaaatatcaaacatgtatcatttcaaagcgaaatgaacttgtacattaaatgagcaacattaaacttttttaattctttaaaaatcgcagtaatcaaagggtaacaaaaaagtgacagtcgtcatttaaatgtcatacacgtttgcatttacacatctatcaatataatattgttattaaagtaactaaaaccgtaatcaacattcattaaaatctagtaaatataagaaaaaaaaaatttaacagcaagattagtttcatatcattttaacagtagttactttaaaattgcactttaagaggccgttatcgattttagtcacaaaaatgtcaaattgatagattaagcgcatgaaattgtacaccttttgttaactattaaaaataacaagtactggtttctattagcacgtcttgttatctttcattataatttttttttaaacagacttacttaattagtaatgatttttttctgaggtaaacgcgcgaaaagcagtgattttgtcgatcttatttgtaaatttcgttaagtttggactgttaaaaatggtaattttgtattacacatatcctgtacttcaactttaataaactacatttttgttactataaatttgaagtagtgtaaatgaaagttagaccaaatcaattttctccagaaattacttcaaaacaagtgacaatttctctgaaaattgacttaatttcaacgtaattttgatacttaaacaatctacaacatttgctgaaactgttcttatccatcattttgtataatttactaccataatttatatgaatttttaaaaactatcccttctcgtcacctattaccggggacgcacgctagcgacctcattattaaaaggcaagatgaaaaaacgtgctaatagaaaccaatacttgttatttagatattcatatcatatcatatcatttattccattgagtcatgttcatttgtacaaattacgtaacaaaaggtgttcaattccaacgactaaatctttcaatttaaaatttttgctctaatatcgttaccgggctcttaagataggagttggaatcaggaacatgtcatcgtcagatcattctgttaattatatataaaatatagaacgttgcttagacattcgtgaacgatatcttgaacacaagtaaccagcggtagaaaatgttctttcgcattccacacttgtctgacactacagactaaaacaaaggacactgaacatagtaaggcggatcgggtaggggtggcgagaagagaaagggcgagggattagcgaccactcatttgtcacaaaacattgcttcctagttcctactccaacgagatcataagatgcagaaaagtaagtattttaagtgtctcttcgtaatcgtaaaccgtagtaattgttttttttttgtaagtacgaagacatagatgggctaattcaacaggttgttacatttttatttgcctatacaacgttcggtaaattcccggttacggctggaaattaccggtattttaccgactgtaatattggtcaaattaccgggtaaccggttaaccggttagcattccctagtcaggtcataagttctgtcaaaaaggttatgactgataaaaaagctataggttaagatcccttattattcatatatatgggttgaaagcGTATTagttacattataattaaacttaatttgctgtctcagttttgcacaattctatttaatattcaaaaaaatgtatcaaaaaatCATGCAAAAAATAGGCGACCTGTTCGAGGTGATTTAGAtccctagttatttatttttcttgtttacatggttgaatcttaaataaaaaaaaactgaatcttttatctttcttaaaaaatataattgatgtGTCTTGGTATTGCCAAactgcaactgtacgtgttttaccaaacgtACTCAAAgtaggatggcagtcaaaaatttgcGTACTTATGACTGAAAAATACCCtgagtttgaagggtattagctgaagtacagatTTGTCGGAAAACTAattgcaggtgattaaataacgttctaataaagtaggttcatacaaataaacgattgtacctattttataaatgtaacacTGATTTTTATTCCCTttggtaaagtataatttttcacaatccagccgcgtatttgcgTCTAACGTTAATCCTAAAGTAAACAAGTACTAAATTATGATGCGATctatattttaaactaattatattacgttttgatcagtataaaataagctttcaaattcatgactaactttttttattaaaagttttatattacattttatcagtcaaaatctttgtgacagaacttatgatcCAACTAAGTACGTGCTAATTGGgattacatttataaaaattatacaaaatgctGAGTTAATATTTGAATGCTGAAATTCCAGCCGAACATGTAAAGAACTGAATTTGTATACTAACAGCTTATCAATTAACTcatgttttatcaaataaatgattatcttaccttatcttatcttatctaaagCCTTTTCCTTTATACATACATTGCTGGACTCGAgtgtatttttttccatttgggtCTTGCAAACTGGGCAACGACAAGTCAAAACTTGCACTCATTCagtgcttaattttttttttttataatacgattacttaagttttttttatcttgTTAACCTTATTTTACTATGAGGATTGAAATGTGGCGTCTATCTATTCTCTAATGCCAATAGTTGCCTAATAGCGTGGCAACTTTCCCGTTGGCTGGTTAAGGCTGTTACACTGTGCCCGTATTAAGCATAATAGGTAGTTAATGTTAGAAATGCAGTGTCATCAATTCAGAGGTAATGCAGCTGAATATTTTCGTGAATTGCTCTTAAACAATCAGGTACATTCGGCTTTGATCAGTTGTTGAGACGCTCGAAGCTCCCCAGCAGTAGACATTAGCTCTCACAGTAGTTACTACTAGTAGTACTACTTAATGTAATTATGGCGTTAATGAAGCAAATAACGAGCAAATTAACCACCGAGAAAAAACGAGTTGCACGCGCCAGGGAAGAAATGTGACAATTGCTGTTAAACATCCCCCGTTCAAAGTGTTCAAACGTTCCACTTTGGGAGGTACTTAACTAGTGTGGTGTTGTTCTATCGACTACTATTGGGGCCCTCGCTTCGCTTTCAACTTGCTCGCAAATTGCTAGTGTTGTAGGGTCCTTAATGCCGACTGTATTATTATCACTTGCGTGGTTCCTCCTAGACTACTGACTAGATGAAACACAGGTCAAAGGTTTAGCGCAAGTTGTCTAGAACACATAGAACATGCACTcgacatttacattttattactaaatttgAAAAAGGCTCTAAAATCTTGTGTTTGAGTACTGTGAGTACCCCTTCCTACCTTTTACTTTCTTCATTCAGAGTCAATTgttttatattgtttagttttatatCACTCCACTTATTTTAATCTCCAAGGATTGCTTTTGTAGCAGAAAATGCTGGACTTACCTTAGAATTTCTTTCCTTGTAAAGAATGTACAGTCCTGAATAAAATGCTTTGTAGTTAATTCAGTATAAAATAAAGAGAACAACTTAGCGActacgttacgttacgttgtTGACGTCAgagcgccgccgccggcgccgagAGAACGGTAATGGCAAACAAAAAACTTACTCGAAGAGATAATTTCactctttacttatatttgtaaTACGAAACTTAATAGGTATTGAATAAACGTTTCAAGAACATTCCGCAGACTGCGGTTTTTTTTaacggaaaaaatattatatattgacaCAAACATACATTTATGTACACAGGTACATATTACTATAGTCAAAACCATTCCCGTATTTAGGCAAATATAGAAATACCTTTAGTAGCgcgataatatataataaacggAGTTGTATTATGCTGTTTATAAATATTGCCCGCATATGTATTTCAGGCGTTATTTGTTTTCTGCGTTATAATTATGGTAGCATGTTTTTCCGAAAATTGACTCAACTTGAACGATCTCTTTATGAAGTATTAAGTTATTATTGCACGTGAAATCGTATTAAATAATACAACTCATTGTGTATCTTATAACTACTTAGATGAACATTGAGCAAAGGAGAGAGATACCTGGTAGTCCTCGAGCTGCTGCTCCGTGAAGGTGACCACCTTGTTCCCCATGTCGCACGCGTCGTGTCGCTCGTGATTGTGTTCTATACTCCGGTGTAGGCTGACTCGCTCGTTAGTTGAGGTGTCGCTATAGCGGCGATGTAGCGGTCGTGTAGCGGTGGTGTAGCGGTGGTGGCGGCGGGCAGCCTGTTGCCGTCGGGGCCGCCGTTAAACTACGGTAGCAAGCGCGGCTTAGGGCGCGCCCGGCATAGAGTAGCGTGAGGGTTGGAAATATTCATGATGAGAATAAAAACGCGGACACCTGCATTATTCTTTTACCTATTATGCGataatcttaattaaaaaacaattacgaaacATAGTTTTTCAATGTTATGAAGACACGGGTTAAAGTTTTTACAGTGTTAGTCCGACGGATTTGACATCTGTCACTGATTCAGCAAGGATCAAAAAGTAAAGCAAAgagtaaaataagtatataagcAAGGATCAAGCAAGAAATCAGCTGTATAATAGAGTTCTTAGTCAATAACTCTATTACACCAATTaggtcagaccaagataagtatgcaacgattttgatagcacgcGCAGTGCAAGTAtgtaaacatcaaacttctattaaattatgacgtattaatgtacttgcactgcgtgtgctgtCAAAATaattgcagacttgtcttggtctaactctattaaTCAATAATTCGTTGGCTGTATGGCTAAAATCATAAACGGAAGACCATACAAACGTCACCGCACAGTCATTGTAGGGTAGTTAGAATCTATGTTTAAATACTGAAGCGCGAGCAAAAAAGTCATATCAAAATATGactaacataatttaaaaaaagcggccaagtgcgagtcggactcgcgcatgaagggttccgtacaatttaagacgtattaaaaaaaatcttcttactagatcttgttcaacattttaccactttggacacacattttaccactttggaaggttctctcgcgcaaactattcagtttagaaaaaaattatattaggaacctaaatatcatttttgaagacctatccatagataccttacacgtatatttttgatgaaaaaaattttttttaaattttatgacgtattaaaaaaaactactcactagatctcgttcaaaccaattttcggtggaagtttgcatggtaatgtatatcatatattttttttagatttttcattctgttattttagaagttacaggggggggggggggggggggcacaccttttttcactttggaaggctctctcgcgcaaactattcagtttagaaaaaaatgatattaaaaaccttaatatcatttttgaagacctatccatagataacccacacgtatgggtatgatgaaaaaaaaatttttttttaaatttcatgacgtattaaaaaaaaactacttactagatctcgttcaaaccaattttcggtggaagtttacatggcaatgtatatcatatatttttttagatttttcattctgttattttagaagttacggggggggggggggacacacattttaccactttggaagtgtctctcgcgcaaactattcat
It contains:
- the LOC133518606 gene encoding calcium and integrin-binding family member 3, producing MGNKVVTFTEQQLEDYQDCTFFTRKEILRVFKRFREVNPELIPKSMTENQAHTIVVPVHEIEKLPELRENPFKRRICEVFSHDGSGNLTFEDFLDMMSVFSEAAPRDIKAWYAFRIYDLDDDMYIGRGDLLQAARLLTRGQLTARELQDVVASVLDEADLDADQRLSFMDFEHVVVRAPDFLSTFHIRV